The sequence CTTACTGAGGTGCCCCCAGTCGAAGTTCCCCTGGAAGTGGCATCCTGGACTGAAGTCTCCACGATGCCCTCAGGTGATGCACCCATGGAGGAGGCAACTCAGGGCAAAGTGTCCGAGATTCCCCCAGTCCAAATTCCCCTGGAAGAGGCATCCCGGACAGAAGTCTCCACGATGCCCTCAGGTGATCCACCCATGGAGGAGGCAACTCGTGGAAAAGCGTCCGAGATTCCCCCAGTCCAAATTCCCCTGGAAGAGGGATCCCGGACTGAAGTCTCCACGATGCCCTCAGGTGATGCACCCATGGAGGAGGCAACTCAGGGAAAAGTGTCCCAGATTCTCCCAGTCCAAATTCCCCTGGAAGAGGCATCCCGGACAGAAGTCTCCACGATGCCCTCAGGTGATCCACCCATGGAGGAGGCAACTCGTGGAAAAGCGTCCGAGATTCCCCCAGTCCAAATTCCCCTGGAAGAGGCATCCCGGACAGAAGTCTCCACGATGCCCTCAGGTGATCCACCCATGGAGGAGGCTACTCGTGGAAAAGCGTCCGAGATTCCCCCAGTCCAAATTCCCCTGGAAGAGGCATCCCGGACTGAAGTCTCCACGATGCCCTCAGGTGATGCACCCATGGAGGAGGCAACTCAGGGAAAAGTGTCCCAGATTCCCCCAGTCCAAATTCCCCTGGAAGAAGCATCCTGGACAGAAGTCTGCACGATGCCCTCAGGTGATGCACCCATGGGGTTGACCTGTTACAGAGAAATATGCAATTAAAAACGTAGAAATATATGCCATAGCTGTGAATGTGGACTCCTCTGCATTTGCGTCTACGAGGTTCCAAAATCATGCTTAATAgatgcaaaaatgcaaatttccACATTTATATCTATGACcattcaagctcttccacattCCTATCTATTAGACAGGAATTTGGAAGCCCATAGATGTACATGTGGAATTTCCATGTCCTTATCTATATACCCATTTATGTCCTCAGGTGATGCACCCATGGAGGAGGCAACTCGGGGAAAAGTGTCCGAGATTCCCCAAGTCCAAATTCCCCTGGAAGACGCATCCCGGACAGAAGTCTCCACGATGCCCTCAGGTGATGCACCCATGGAGTTGTACTGTTCCAGAGAAATATGCAATTAAAAACTTAGAAATATATGCCATAGCTGTGAATGTGGACTCCTCTGCATTTGCGTCTACGAGGTTCCAAAATCATGCTTAATAgatgtaaaaatgcaaatttccACATTTATATCTATGACcattcaagctcttccacattCCTATCTATTAGACAGGAATTTGGAAGCCCATAGATGTACATGTGGAATTTCCATGTCCTTATCTATATACCCATTTATGTCCTCAGGTGATGCACCCATGGAGGAGGCAACTCAGGGAAAAGTGTCCGAGATTCCCCAAGTCCAAATTCCCCTGGAAGAGGCATCCCAGGCAGAAGTCTCCACAATGCCCTCAGGTGATGCGCCCATGGAGGAGGCAACTCAGGGCAAGGTGTTTGAGATTCCCCCTGGAGATGTGCCCCTAAAAGAGTCAATTGAAAAAACATTGCCAACACAGTGTCTGGCAAACATTACTGTCCAGGACATGCCTGTAGATTTCATGCATGGATTCCTCTCAGTTGAGTTAACTCCTGAGGAAATGAATGAACTGGTTGCGTCCAGTGTTGTGGTGTTAGCTGAGCTGGTACAAGAGACTGAACCGAGTCAGGAAGCTTAGTAAGTTTACTAGTAGTTCAGTGAACAaggaaatttgttttcaaaaaatgtttaaacGTTTAATGTTTTAGCTAAATCAGGGCAATTATGGCTGGCAGCATGTGTAAAAAtaattctttaaaaaacaatcagGTAGTGGAGACTGACATTAACGTATTTTGTATTCATTGAATAcgtttctttttatttgttttttacaaaaaaaccccaaaacagcCATGTTTGTTGATTAAGAAAAACTGTTCATAAAAACcactgttcattaaaaaaaagtgttgaaaaaaAGTGGTGAATTTTATTCTGTCTCTTCTGCACTTAAACTGTTAGAAATATGTGCCATAGTTGTGAATGTTGACTCCTCCAAATTTACATCTACGAGGTTCCAAAATCATGCTTAAGACATGTAAAAACGgaaatttccatatttacatctatgaccattcaagctcttccacatttGTATCTATTAGACGCAAACTTGGAAGCCATAGATGtaaatttggaaatttccatttttgtgtctattAGACGCGAATTTGGAAGCcatagatgtgaatgtggaaatttccatttttg comes from Scatophagus argus isolate fScaArg1 chromosome 5, fScaArg1.pri, whole genome shotgun sequence and encodes:
- the LOC124059106 gene encoding fibrous sheath CABYR-binding protein-like; amino-acid sequence: MSLSIYPFMSSGDAPMEEATRGKVSEIPQVQIPLEDASRTEVSTMPSGDAPMEEATQGKVSEIPQVQIPLEEASQAEVSTMPSGDAPMEEATQGKVFEIPPGDVPLKESIEKTLPTQCLANITVQDMPVDFMHGFLSVELTPEEMNELVASSVVVLAELVQETEPSQEA